A stretch of DNA from Oharaeibacter diazotrophicus:
GCGGGCGTGCATCTGGTGATCCGCGTCGTCCCGCAGTCGGGGCAACTGTCGTCGATCCTCCAGATCGTGGTGCTGGTGTTCGCCTTTGCGCTCGCATGGTACTTCGGGCCGGGTCTCGCGACGGCGCTCGGGATCACCGAGACGACGGCGAAGGGCGCGATCATGGCCGGGGCGATGTTCGCCGGGCAGGCGCTGCTCGCGGCGCTGATCCCGCCGCCGAAGGCCGACGAAGAGCCAAAGCGCTACTCGATCTCCGGCACGCAGAACCGCTCGAATCCCGGCGGACCGCTGCCGGTGCTCTACGGGCGCCTCAGGATCTGGCCGCTCTACTTCGCGCCGCCCTATACCGAGGTCGTCGGCGACCAGCAGTACATCCGCTTCGTCCTGGTGATCTCGGTCGGGCGGGTCTCGATGACCGACTGGCGGGTCGGCGACACGCCGATCTCCGAATACGACGGGATCGAGATGGAGACGCGGGAGGGTGTCGCGGGCGACGACCCGATCACGTTCTATCCCGAGCAGGTGGTCGAGGAACAGCTGTCGCTCGAACTGCGCCGGCCGCTGCCGCGCGACGACGCCGGCAAGGTGATCGACGGCGACCCGATCGACAAGCCCGAGGTGCGCTACACCGCCTCGGACGCCGCGTCGGCCTGCGTAGTGCTCGCCTATCCCTCCGGCCTCTCCGACTGGAACAAGACCGGCAAGAAGCGGCGGATGATATCGCAGGTCCGGATCCGCTGGCGGGCGGTGGGGGCGGGGACCTGGACGGAGGAGACGACGATCGACCTGTCGCGCTCGACGACGCAGCCCTTCTTCGTCGCGCACCGGTGGGCGTTTCCGGCGCGCGGCTCCTACGAAGTCGAATGCATGCGCATGATCCGGGAGGCGAAGGACGGCGGGCGCGCGATCGACAAGGTGATGTGGGCGGCGCTGCAGACCTTCCGGCCGGAGAGCCCGATCAACGCGCCGGTGCCGCTCGCCCTCGCCGCCGTGCGGGTCAAGGCGACCTATCAGCTCAACGGCCAACTCGGGGCCTTCAACTGTATCGCCGCCCGCATCGCACCGGACTGGGACGCGGGGGCAGAGGCCTGGGTGACGCGGGAGACGCGCTCGCCGGCGGCGGCCTACCGGGTCGGTCTGCAAGGCCCGCAGCGCGCCTATCCGGTGACGGACGGCGGGATCGACCTCGCCGCGGTCGCCGACTGGGCGGCGTGGTGCGCGGCGAAGAACCTCCGGTACGACCGGTGGGTGACGGAGGAGATCTCGGCCCGCGACGCGCTGATCGAGATCGCCGCCGCCGGCCGGGCGAGCCCGCGGCACGACGGCTTGCGCTGGGGCGTGGTGATCGACCGCCCGACCGACGTGGTGGTGGACCACATCGGGCCGCGGGTGTCGAGCGGGTTCCGGTGGCGCAGGAACTACGTGCGGTTCCCGGACGCGTTCAGGATCTCGTTCTTGGACGAGACCAACAAGTGGCAGTCGTCCGAGCGCCTGGTGCCGTGGCCGGGGCACATCGGCGACATCGTGGTGACCGAAGATCTCGCGATCCCGGGCAAGACGCATCCCGACGAGATCTGGATAGAGGCGAGGCGGCGGCAATACGAGCTGATCCACCGCCCCGAGACGCTGCAGACGGAGACGCCGGGCGCGGTCAGGGTGGTGACCCGCGGCGATCAGATCGCGGTGTCGCAGGTGACGGTGCAGCGGGTGCACCGGGACGCCCGGGTCAAGGGTGTCGCGGGGCGCCGGGTCTGGCTCGACGAGGACGTCGCGATCGAGGCCGGCGGCTGGGCGATGCGCTGGCGCGTCTTCGCCGACGAGGAGGACGCGATCGGCTCCAGCGTCGCCGCGACCCTCGCCGAGGGCGCGGGGACGCACCGGGCCGTCACGCTCACCGGCGCCGGCCCGGTGCCGCGGGCGGGCGACTACGTCCACCTCGGGCCGGCGGGGTCGGAGACGCGGATGTGCCGGGCCACCGGCCTCGAGCGGGCCGAGGGTAACGGCGTGATCCTCCATCTCGTCGACGCGGCGCCGGAGATCGACGCGGCGACGGACGCCGAGGTGCCGCCGGAATGGACCGGCCGGGTCGGCAGTCCGATCGGATCGGTCACGGCTGTGCCAGCAGCGGCGGTGTTCCGGACGGTCGCGACCGGCCTCGCCGGCACCGACGACCCGAACGGGCTCGACGTCGAGGTGGCGCCGGGGATCGGGAGCGCCGCGATCGTCGGGTCGTTCGAGCTCCAGCACCGCCTCGCCGGTGCGACTGACTGGCTGGTGCGCACCATCGCGGCGGCGAGCGGCAGCGCCTCGGTGCCCGGATACCTCGCCGGCGATGCGGTCGAGCTGCGGGTGCGCGCGGTCAGCATCTACGCGATCCCGGGCCCGTGGTCGGCGACCGTGTCGGTGGTGATCGGCGCAGACGGCGACCCGCTGCCGGCGGTGACGAGCCTCTCGGTCAACCGTATCACCGACGCGTGGTCGCTCGTCTGGTCGGTCGAGGCCGGCGAGGACCTCGCCGAGATCGAGGGCGTCGCCGTCAGGGCGCGCGGTGGGACGTGGACCTCCTTCGACGATCTCTCGGCGCTGGCGAGCCCGGTGACGACGTCGCCCTGGGTGACGGCGGAGCCGCCGAGCGACGGCGGCATCTACACATTCGGCGCCGCGGCGGTGGCGAGCGACGGCCGCCTCGGGACGGCGCTCCTGGTGCAGGTCTCCGGCACGGCGAGCGCCGACGAGATCGTCGGGCTCGACGACGGCGAGGTGCTCGCCGACGACGACGGCGCGTGGATCTCGGGAGGGTGAGGGCGAGATGACGACGATCCGCAAGATCGTGGACATGACGGCCGCGACGGTGATGGCCGACGCGGATGCGCTGGTGGTGCGCCAGGCGGCTGCGTCGGGTGGGCGGAAGCTCACGCTCTCGACGCTGTTCGGCTATCTCCGCGGCAAGTTCGCGGGAGCGCCGATCCTGGTCGGCGAGGGCGGCACCGGTTCCCGCACGCCGGCAAGTGCGCGCCGCGCGCTCGGGCTCGCGGTGCCGAACGTGCCCAAGCGGCGCCGGTTGACCGGATCGGCGTGGCTGTCGTCGACGAGCGCTGCCGACAACGACTGGCGGGCGGTGTGCTGGGCGGCCGAACTCGGCCTGTTCGTGGCCGTCGGTGCCTCCGGTACC
This window harbors:
- a CDS encoding host specificity protein J; this translates as MTALVPAAPTAPVTVMPGLDPATGRRVMTVAAGRTILDIVREAFPRADERLLGSLRVVLVTPHGSLVAERSSWATWRVRAGVHLVIRVVPQSGQLSSILQIVVLVFAFALAWYFGPGLATALGITETTAKGAIMAGAMFAGQALLAALIPPPKADEEPKRYSISGTQNRSNPGGPLPVLYGRLRIWPLYFAPPYTEVVGDQQYIRFVLVISVGRVSMTDWRVGDTPISEYDGIEMETREGVAGDDPITFYPEQVVEEQLSLELRRPLPRDDAGKVIDGDPIDKPEVRYTASDAASACVVLAYPSGLSDWNKTGKKRRMISQVRIRWRAVGAGTWTEETTIDLSRSTTQPFFVAHRWAFPARGSYEVECMRMIREAKDGGRAIDKVMWAALQTFRPESPINAPVPLALAAVRVKATYQLNGQLGAFNCIAARIAPDWDAGAEAWVTRETRSPAAAYRVGLQGPQRAYPVTDGGIDLAAVADWAAWCAAKNLRYDRWVTEEISARDALIEIAAAGRASPRHDGLRWGVVIDRPTDVVVDHIGPRVSSGFRWRRNYVRFPDAFRISFLDETNKWQSSERLVPWPGHIGDIVVTEDLAIPGKTHPDEIWIEARRRQYELIHRPETLQTETPGAVRVVTRGDQIAVSQVTVQRVHRDARVKGVAGRRVWLDEDVAIEAGGWAMRWRVFADEEDAIGSSVAATLAEGAGTHRAVTLTGAGPVPRAGDYVHLGPAGSETRMCRATGLERAEGNGVILHLVDAAPEIDAATDAEVPPEWTGRVGSPIGSVTAVPAAAVFRTVATGLAGTDDPNGLDVEVAPGIGSAAIVGSFELQHRLAGATDWLVRTIAAASGSASVPGYLAGDAVELRVRAVSIYAIPGPWSATVSVVIGADGDPLPAVTSLSVNRITDAWSLVWSVEAGEDLAEIEGVAVRARGGTWTSFDDLSALASPVTTSPWVTAEPPSDGGIYTFGAAAVASDGRLGTALLVQVSGTASADEIVGLDDGEVLADDDGAWISGG